A window of uncultured Gellertiella sp. genomic DNA:
AACGCATTTAACGTCATGTTAATCGCTCCTGATTTCCACCGGCAACCAGACCGCAATTTAATTAAACTTCTCTTATTTCACTTAAAATGAAGCCTCCATCCGCACCGGCCGCACCGCAGTCACAGCCCGCTTCGCCTGCAATGATCTCTCAAGACACACTCTATTAGTGTGAATTGTCGACGATAAAGATATGTTTTACACCTGCTGCGCAGGGAACCGCTTGAAAATAACCCAATATTTACGATGATATGATGAAAGTCAGGGGTGTATTCCCGCAAGGGCCAGGGTGAGGCTGCGGGCGATGAATTTCTAACTGAAGACGGGATGGACATGCGACGCCTGCTCCTGGGCCTGGTGCCTCTGCTTTTCCTGATCACGGGCTGCACGTCGGCCTCCTATGACCTTGTCCAGACGGCGTCGATTGCCCCGCAGTTCAAGGATACCGACCCGCAGGATTTCGGCGCGATGAGCCCGCGCCGCCATGCCATCCACGGCATCGACATTTCCAAGTGGCAGGGCGACATCGACTGGTGGCGGGTGAAGAAATCAGGCGTTTCCTTCGCCTTCATCAAGGCAACCGAAGGCAAGGACAGCGCCGATCCGAAGTTCCAGGAGTACTGGCGACAGGCGGATGCCGTCGGCCTGCCGCATGCGCCCTATCACTTCTATTATTTCTGCTCGACCGCCGACCAGCAGGCCGACTGGTTCATCGCCAATGTGCCGCGCGCCTCGATGACGCTGCCGCCGGTGGTCGACGTGGAATGGAACGGCGAATCCGAGACCTGCACCACCCGGCCGGACCCCCAGACGGTGCGCAGCGAGATCCAGCATTTCATGGACCGGCTGGAAATTTTCTACGGCAAGCGGCCAATCATCTACACATCGGTGGATTTCCACCGTGACAATCTGGTCGGCTATTTCCA
This region includes:
- a CDS encoding GH25 family lysozyme, with the protein product MRRLLLGLVPLLFLITGCTSASYDLVQTASIAPQFKDTDPQDFGAMSPRRHAIHGIDISKWQGDIDWWRVKKSGVSFAFIKATEGKDSADPKFQEYWRQADAVGLPHAPYHFYYFCSTADQQADWFIANVPRASMTLPPVVDVEWNGESETCTTRPDPQTVRSEIQHFMDRLEIFYGKRPIIYTSVDFHRDNLVGYFQNYHFWVRSVAAHPTKTYEDRRWAFWQYTSTAEVPGIKGHTDIDVFAGTPKVWHNWLASLSN